A region of Temnothorax longispinosus isolate EJ_2023e unplaced genomic scaffold, Tlon_JGU_v1 HiC_scaffold_53, whole genome shotgun sequence DNA encodes the following proteins:
- the LOC139824723 gene encoding uncharacterized protein has protein sequence MNNAVFGKTMENVRNHVDVKLLSKWKGRYGAEALISKPNFHSRSVFSENLIAVELRKLEVKFDKPIYVGMCILDISKVCLYEFHHEYMSPLYRDKCRIMYTDTDSLIYHIECDDVYMNMKRDIAKFDTSDYAINNAYGIPLANKKIPSLMKNENNGAIMTEFVGLRAKMYALRVDGKKDCKKAKGVKSNVVARSITFDDYTKCLRDEIEMKRRQACIRSEKHKVYTVSETKIALSPYDDKRYIIPNSTDTLPWGHYQIPL, from the coding sequence ATGAACAACGCGGTTTTCGGGAAAACGATGGAGAACGTTCGAAATCACgttgatgtaaaattattatcaaagtgGAAAGgtagatacggcgcggaggcaCTGATCTCGAAACCAAATTTTCACAGCAGGAgcgttttttcggaaaatctgATAGCCGTTGAACTGCGAAAACTCGAGGTTAAATTTGACAAACCCATTTACGTCGGCATGTGCATTCTCGACATATCGAAAGTCTGTTTGTACGAATTTCATCACGAGTACATGTCTCCCCTGTATCGCGACAAGTGTAGAATTATGTACACCGATACGGACAGTCTGATATATCACATAGAATGCGATGATGTGTACATGAACATGAAACGCGATATCGCTAAATTCGACACgagcgattacgcgatcaACAACGCGTACGGTATCCCACtcgccaataaaaaaattccgagcttgatgaaaaatgaaaacaacGGTGCGATTATGACCGAATTCGTCGGACTCAGGGCGAAGATGTATGCCTTGCGAGTGGACGGTAAGAAAGACTGTAAAAAAGCGAAAGGTGTTAAGAGCAACGTCGTAGCCAGGTCGataacgttcgacgattacacGAAGTGTCTGCGagacgaaattgaaatgaaGCGACGGCAGGCTTGCATAAGGTCCGAAAAACACAAGGTGTACACCGTGTCCGAAACAAAAATCGCTCTGAGTCCGTACGACGACAAGCGATACATTATACCTAATTCGACCGATACGTTACCGTGGGGACATTATCAAATACCTTTGTAA